A window of the Henckelia pumila isolate YLH828 chromosome 3, ASM3356847v2, whole genome shotgun sequence genome harbors these coding sequences:
- the LOC140893400 gene encoding argininosuccinate synthase, chloroplastic-like isoform X2, with protein MASEQEVVVKSIEFNGDAVVQARADSGLTCSKDDCSAMGNQFGKPAFLTYVFSPQASVMHSKESRRSSVDVSGSDKGPITPSSVLGNQLPPHSSHIERKDEPEIYDERRAIWSPDEDVVLVRSWATISTGAVTGNDQKDRALWRRIGDYYNKHRPAGTVLRHWKQLKSHYYRFWPMVNEFSATYNNLYTHCQTRWSDENVLESALNMWKANNNNKDFKYMHVWRVFREYEKHAPQSVSHHSSKKVRTSKSGWHTSTSNLDAPIDVDDCELLTRPIGQKTAKRKGESKSRGIDDVVFDSKWKKMEELQTQRIEMQKQEIAMKDYEIFMKDTSGMTEDQLNFHLKFCESIKKRYAAVRAVLASDKEAMLASGMDGKSLPKKLNKVVLAYSGGLDTSVIVLWLRENYGCEVVCFTADVGQGIQELEGLEKKAKASGACQLVVKDLKEEFVRDFIFPCLRAGAIYERKYLLGTSMARPVIAKAMVDVAKEVGADAVSHGCTGKGNDQVRFELTFFALNPELSVVAPWREWEIKGREDAIEYAVKHNVPIPVTKESIYSRDRNLWHLSHEGDILEDPANEPMEDMYMITVDPEEAPDQPEYVKIGIIEGLPVSINAQDLSPASLLSELNDIGGKHGIGRVDMVENRLVGMKSRGVYETPGGTILFTAVRELESLTLDRETMQTKDFLALKYAELVYAGRWFDPLRESIDAFMKEITKTTIGSVTLKLYKGSVCVTGRESPNSLYRQDISSFESGEIYNQADAPGFIRLYGLPMRVRAMLDKNL; from the exons ATGGCTTCGGAACAAGAG GTAGTGGTGAAATCGATTGAATTTAATGGTGATGCAGTTGTCCAAGCCAGAGCTGACTCTGGTCTCACGTGTAGTAAGGATG ATTGTTCGGCCATGGGCAACCAATTTGGGAAGCCAGCCTTCCTGACATACGTATTTTCTCCTCAAGCATCAGTCATGCATTCGAAGGAATCAAGAAGGTCTAGTGTTGATGTATCTGGCAGCGACAAAGGACCCATAACACCATCATCTGTTCTTGGAAATCAGTTGCCACCACACTCGTCACACATAGAGCGCAAAGACGAACCGGAGATATACGACGAGAGACGAGCAATTTGGTCTCCCGATGAAGACGTTGTCCTTGTGAGGTCATGGGCCACTATTAGCACCGGCGCAGTAACTGGTAATGACCAGAAGGATCGAGCTCTTTGGAGACGTATCGGAGATTACTACAACAAACATCGGCCTGCTGGAACTGTGCTGAGACATTGGAAGCAGCTAAAATCACATTACTATAGGTTCTGGCCTATGGTGAATGAGTTTTCTGCAACCTACAATAATTTATATACTCATTGTCAAACGAGATGGAGTGACGAGAATGTGTTAGAGAGTGCACTAAATATGTGGAAGGCCAATAACAATAACAAGGATTTCAAGTACATGCATGTGTGGAGGGTTTTCAGAGAGTATGAGAAACATGCTCCACAGTCAGTTAGTCATCACTCTAGCAAGAAGGTAAGGACATCCAAGTCAGGGTGGCACACTTCTACATCAAATCTGGATGCTCCTATTGACGTGGATGACTGTGAACTCCTTACTCGCCCAATTGGGCAAAAGACAGCAAAAAGGAAGGGTGAATCCAAGTCTAGAGGCATTGATGACGTGGTATTCGACAGTAAGTGGAAGAAAATGGAAGAATTACAAACTCAGAGAATCGAGATGCAAAAGCAAGAGATAGCAATGAAGGATTATGAAATATTTATGAAGGATACCAGTGGGATGACAGAGGACCAACTTAATTTTCACCTCAAGTTCTGTGAAagtatcaaaaagagatatg CGGCTGTCCGAGCAGTTTTGGCTAGTGACAAAGAGGCAATGCTTGCTAGTGGTATGGATGGAAAATCTTTGcctaaaaaattaaacaaagtgGTCTTGGCATATAGTGGTGGTTTAGATACCTCTGTAATTGTACTATGGCTTAG AGAAAATTATGGCTGCGAAGTTGTTTGCTTCACTGCTGACGTTGGTCAA GGCATACAAGAATTAGAAGGTCTGGAGAAAAAGGCCAAGGCTAGTGGAGCATGTCAACTAGTGGTGAAGGATTTGAAAGAGGAATTTGTGAGAGATTTTATATTTCCTTGCTTACGAGCTGGTGCTATCTATGAGAGAAAATATTTGCTTGGGACTTCAATGGCACGACCTGTTATAGCTAAG GCCATGGTTGATGTGGCCAAAGAAGTTGGAGCTGATGCTGTTTCTCATGGATGTACAGGAAAAGGAAATGACCAG GTCCGGTTTGAGCTCACTTTCTTTGCTTTGAATCCGGAACTCAGTGTTGTTGCTCCTTGGAGGGAATGGGAAATAAAGGGAAGAGAAGATGCAATTGAATATGCTGTAAAGCATAATGTACCTATTCCAGTGACAAAGGAGTCCATCTACAGCAGAGATAGGAATCTGTGGCACCTCAGTCATGAG GGGGATATCTTGGAAGATCCAGCAAATGAGCCCATGGAGGACATGTACATGATAACTGTTGACCCGGAAGAGGCACCGGATCAACCTGA GTATGTGAAGATTGGTATAATTGAGGGTCTCCCAGTTTCAATAAATGCACAGGATCTCTCTCCTGCATCTCTTCTCTCGGAGCTGAATGACATTGGTGGCAAGCATGGGATTGGCCGTGTAGATATGGTTGAAAATCGTCTAGTTGGAATGAAGAGTCGTGGGGTGTATGAAACTCCTGGTGGGACAATCCTCTTCACAGCTGTGAGAGAACTCGAGTCTCTGACACTTGATCGTGAAACCATGCAGACGAAGGATTTTCTCGCCTTGAAGTACGCCGAGTTAGTATATGCCGGCAGGTGGTTTGATCCACTTCGCGAGTCAATTGATGCTTTCATGAAGGAAATCACAAAAACCACTATTGGATCAGTGACTCTCAAACTTTATAAAGGATCTGTATGTGTAACAGGCAGGGAAAGTCCCAACAGTCTCTACAGACAAGACATCTCTTCGTTCGAGAGTGGGGAAATCTACAATCAAGCCGATGCTCCTGGCTTTATACGGCTTTATGGATTGCCAATGAGGGTCCGCGCTATGCTTGATAAGAACCTGTAA
- the LOC140893400 gene encoding argininosuccinate synthase, chloroplastic-like isoform X1, which yields MASEQEVVVKSIEFNGDAVVQARADSGLTCSKDAPFCMYPPQDCSAMGNQFGKPAFLTYVFSPQASVMHSKESRRSSVDVSGSDKGPITPSSVLGNQLPPHSSHIERKDEPEIYDERRAIWSPDEDVVLVRSWATISTGAVTGNDQKDRALWRRIGDYYNKHRPAGTVLRHWKQLKSHYYRFWPMVNEFSATYNNLYTHCQTRWSDENVLESALNMWKANNNNKDFKYMHVWRVFREYEKHAPQSVSHHSSKKVRTSKSGWHTSTSNLDAPIDVDDCELLTRPIGQKTAKRKGESKSRGIDDVVFDSKWKKMEELQTQRIEMQKQEIAMKDYEIFMKDTSGMTEDQLNFHLKFCESIKKRYAAVRAVLASDKEAMLASGMDGKSLPKKLNKVVLAYSGGLDTSVIVLWLRENYGCEVVCFTADVGQGIQELEGLEKKAKASGACQLVVKDLKEEFVRDFIFPCLRAGAIYERKYLLGTSMARPVIAKAMVDVAKEVGADAVSHGCTGKGNDQVRFELTFFALNPELSVVAPWREWEIKGREDAIEYAVKHNVPIPVTKESIYSRDRNLWHLSHEGDILEDPANEPMEDMYMITVDPEEAPDQPEYVKIGIIEGLPVSINAQDLSPASLLSELNDIGGKHGIGRVDMVENRLVGMKSRGVYETPGGTILFTAVRELESLTLDRETMQTKDFLALKYAELVYAGRWFDPLRESIDAFMKEITKTTIGSVTLKLYKGSVCVTGRESPNSLYRQDISSFESGEIYNQADAPGFIRLYGLPMRVRAMLDKNL from the exons ATGGCTTCGGAACAAGAG GTAGTGGTGAAATCGATTGAATTTAATGGTGATGCAGTTGTCCAAGCCAGAGCTGACTCTGGTCTCACGTGTAGTAAGGATG CTCCGTTTTGCATGTATCCACCCCAAGATTGTTCGGCCATGGGCAACCAATTTGGGAAGCCAGCCTTCCTGACATACGTATTTTCTCCTCAAGCATCAGTCATGCATTCGAAGGAATCAAGAAGGTCTAGTGTTGATGTATCTGGCAGCGACAAAGGACCCATAACACCATCATCTGTTCTTGGAAATCAGTTGCCACCACACTCGTCACACATAGAGCGCAAAGACGAACCGGAGATATACGACGAGAGACGAGCAATTTGGTCTCCCGATGAAGACGTTGTCCTTGTGAGGTCATGGGCCACTATTAGCACCGGCGCAGTAACTGGTAATGACCAGAAGGATCGAGCTCTTTGGAGACGTATCGGAGATTACTACAACAAACATCGGCCTGCTGGAACTGTGCTGAGACATTGGAAGCAGCTAAAATCACATTACTATAGGTTCTGGCCTATGGTGAATGAGTTTTCTGCAACCTACAATAATTTATATACTCATTGTCAAACGAGATGGAGTGACGAGAATGTGTTAGAGAGTGCACTAAATATGTGGAAGGCCAATAACAATAACAAGGATTTCAAGTACATGCATGTGTGGAGGGTTTTCAGAGAGTATGAGAAACATGCTCCACAGTCAGTTAGTCATCACTCTAGCAAGAAGGTAAGGACATCCAAGTCAGGGTGGCACACTTCTACATCAAATCTGGATGCTCCTATTGACGTGGATGACTGTGAACTCCTTACTCGCCCAATTGGGCAAAAGACAGCAAAAAGGAAGGGTGAATCCAAGTCTAGAGGCATTGATGACGTGGTATTCGACAGTAAGTGGAAGAAAATGGAAGAATTACAAACTCAGAGAATCGAGATGCAAAAGCAAGAGATAGCAATGAAGGATTATGAAATATTTATGAAGGATACCAGTGGGATGACAGAGGACCAACTTAATTTTCACCTCAAGTTCTGTGAAagtatcaaaaagagatatg CGGCTGTCCGAGCAGTTTTGGCTAGTGACAAAGAGGCAATGCTTGCTAGTGGTATGGATGGAAAATCTTTGcctaaaaaattaaacaaagtgGTCTTGGCATATAGTGGTGGTTTAGATACCTCTGTAATTGTACTATGGCTTAG AGAAAATTATGGCTGCGAAGTTGTTTGCTTCACTGCTGACGTTGGTCAA GGCATACAAGAATTAGAAGGTCTGGAGAAAAAGGCCAAGGCTAGTGGAGCATGTCAACTAGTGGTGAAGGATTTGAAAGAGGAATTTGTGAGAGATTTTATATTTCCTTGCTTACGAGCTGGTGCTATCTATGAGAGAAAATATTTGCTTGGGACTTCAATGGCACGACCTGTTATAGCTAAG GCCATGGTTGATGTGGCCAAAGAAGTTGGAGCTGATGCTGTTTCTCATGGATGTACAGGAAAAGGAAATGACCAG GTCCGGTTTGAGCTCACTTTCTTTGCTTTGAATCCGGAACTCAGTGTTGTTGCTCCTTGGAGGGAATGGGAAATAAAGGGAAGAGAAGATGCAATTGAATATGCTGTAAAGCATAATGTACCTATTCCAGTGACAAAGGAGTCCATCTACAGCAGAGATAGGAATCTGTGGCACCTCAGTCATGAG GGGGATATCTTGGAAGATCCAGCAAATGAGCCCATGGAGGACATGTACATGATAACTGTTGACCCGGAAGAGGCACCGGATCAACCTGA GTATGTGAAGATTGGTATAATTGAGGGTCTCCCAGTTTCAATAAATGCACAGGATCTCTCTCCTGCATCTCTTCTCTCGGAGCTGAATGACATTGGTGGCAAGCATGGGATTGGCCGTGTAGATATGGTTGAAAATCGTCTAGTTGGAATGAAGAGTCGTGGGGTGTATGAAACTCCTGGTGGGACAATCCTCTTCACAGCTGTGAGAGAACTCGAGTCTCTGACACTTGATCGTGAAACCATGCAGACGAAGGATTTTCTCGCCTTGAAGTACGCCGAGTTAGTATATGCCGGCAGGTGGTTTGATCCACTTCGCGAGTCAATTGATGCTTTCATGAAGGAAATCACAAAAACCACTATTGGATCAGTGACTCTCAAACTTTATAAAGGATCTGTATGTGTAACAGGCAGGGAAAGTCCCAACAGTCTCTACAGACAAGACATCTCTTCGTTCGAGAGTGGGGAAATCTACAATCAAGCCGATGCTCCTGGCTTTATACGGCTTTATGGATTGCCAATGAGGGTCCGCGCTATGCTTGATAAGAACCTGTAA